CATTTTCAGGCTGAAATGATcgaactttttaaataatttccgcAAGCATCTATGGACAAGTCGAATTGTCCCACTCGGGAATTGAAATTAGTCGAAACCACCAAAAACAGAGAGCGACACACATACGATGAATCAAAAGCAATGGAGAAGGGGTAGAGGAATCTACAGATGCTTGCCTGCATGTATGAGAAGAAGGTGCGCCACTTCTTCGCAGGAAGGAGGACGAGGAAGGAAGACTCCCGACAAAACAAATATCGAGCTGATGAATTAATCTGTCTAAAGGTTAAACTAAAAGGGATAATGGCATAAATGGTCTATAAATTTTggtttaatatataatgtgattcttaaacttttaatttaattattatggttcttgaattttagctcaatatgtaatgtggtccataaatttttaatttgaccaatatgattcttgaatttttgaaacttgttcaacttagtcctcgAACTATAGAAACATCTTTAATGTAGTCTTTCtgttaattcaagttcaggaaCGACATTAGATATTTCCTTATAGTTCAaaaactaagttgaatatgatataaaagttcggggatcatattgaataaattaaaagttcatagatcacattgcacattgggctaaaatttagagatcatattgatcaaattgaatatttagggaccacattgcatattgtaCCAAAATTcatgaccatttgtgtcattttaccAAACTAAATCTAATGTGTTCTAAGATTTTTACGAGCATAGATAACGGCAAATTTAATACTATAAATCATGTTACTGCGATGGTATCAATGTTATAAATCTTGAGATGATAATGGGTCGTCCCTGTGacttcaaaaaagaagaaaggaagaggaatCCTCAACATTTGTAGCTCCTGAATCTTCCTGAAAATGTCCAGAACATAATCAGTAATTCCTAATACAAAGAATGAGTAGCCGAAGTAGGACCCCGGAACTGCGTGTTCGACGCGTCTAGGCCGCCGGATCCGGTGGCCTGTGGACCGTCGTCCACCATCAGATCATCTGTCTCCCTCAATGCTCCGTGCGCTACGACCACCACGACTCCGATGAACAGCGCCACGATTATGTTGTCAGTCGCGTGAGTGAAAGAGAGCGCGACGATGGTGCCCAGGAATAGCGCCGTCATCACCACCCGATCGTCGATCTCTTGCCCGAGCACAATCAGCGGCTCATCTCTCAGGAAGTATAGGAACAGCCATGCGACCATCATCGCCACGAACACGATCAGCGACACGGGGTGCCACAGGAGGCTCAGGAAGAGGATCGCCAGCACGATGACGGCGTAGTTCATGCGGAAGACGGTCACGTTCGTCTGGATCCGCCCGATGGACGCGGCGAGGGGGTCCGGAGGGGCCATCGCGGAGAGGAGGAACATCTCCTTCCATGGCCGGCGCGTGGCGAGGCTGGTCCTGATCTGAGCTTTGGCTCGGGAGATGAACTCGAGGttggacggcggcggcggcgataaAGGTGACGGTATGGTTCCATAAGTTgtcatctgttttttttttttaagtttgggAGTGAAAGGAATGGGAGAACAGAaggcagagagagaggaatGGGGGATGTTCTTTCCTTGAGGGAGAGAAAGGTGTGTAAAGTTGCAAAGGTTTAGCGGAAAACATGCAAAGCCAACCACATAGATTTAGCTGAAAAACGTGCAGAGGTCTCATGCAAGAATTCTACGGGGCAATTTACCAAGAAGTCCGAAATTTATTGGACTTATACCAGttcaatcccaaacctttcatttttgttaatCTTACCTAAATACTTTAACAATTCGCTAATTAAGTCCTTCGACTAAGGAAATCACCGATATAAATGCCGGTCGTTCTATATGGCATGATTGACATTGACATAGATATTTTTAATAACACTTTCGTAATTTTTTCGAGTTATttgaattttgtattttctttgcttttctttttctctgtgaTCGGCCGCAAAGGCCTTGCGAGCGGCTGGTGGGAGTGCGAAgaccctcgccaaatctaggcGAGGACCTTCGCGACCGCTAGGACTGCGAAGGTCGAGTGCCAAGCTATTGTGGCCTCACCGGCCGCGGGCGAGGGCGCGGTGGCGAGGGCCTCTGTGTCCTATTCCGcagccggcgagggtcaccggtgaCCCTCGTCGCCCAATGgggaaaaaaagcaaagaaaaaaaaagaacaataaaaaaaatcgaaattaaaaaaattaaaaatttctttttttgaagaaattattaaaaatttcgaCGTCGGTGCcggtcgtgccatgtaagatAACCGGcattcacgtcggtgatttccggctaaaattggaGGGAATGGCTCaattaacaaattgtcaaaagatttaagactcaattggtaaaattgtacggttaaggattgaattgacacgagaacaataagtttaaatttttttttataattatccgAGAATTCTACTTACCTATACATGGCTGCCCTAATGACATGAGGGAACGGGTCAGTTCTGGGTCACGCTAATATTAGGTTCATTATtctgaaaagatcaaggaaaatTGACAAAGATCTCCTAAGTGATAAATCACAGAGGGTATAAACGACGCGTTGTTCAACCGGTATCTTCTATCTTCGGATCGTCACGAATTTGCATCAATTTCACAGACAGAACCATGGTAGAGCTTAGAAATGAAACATAAGCATGTGCTAGTAAACTAAGAGCTTGCACAATTGGCATGCCACTTTATTTCTTTGCTTTACATTATTCAGGACAAAATTCAGACTTGGTAGAAATCAATCCCTTGGCTTATTTTCTGCTCTGGCTTCTATACTTCCAAGAGAGAAAAGGAACCAGACTATACAACAGAACACTCCATAAACAACTAGGCTTTCCTcaaagtggagaaaaatttgACGGAAGTTGCTGACTCGATAATCCGACAGATCTGTCAATTATTTATGATCACACggtctcccaatcaatgagtgctttatggaAAACATGCGAAGATGGTACGTGAATTTACGGTTAAGATTATACCAAAGCATTTCCCAAAATCGACAGAGCGAAAAGTGGAgaaattaaaaacaaagaaagagaagtaAACTGGGGTGTTGTGATTGGAAGCAGGCGTAGTAGATCAGACCCAACCCTCCTTGTAGCGGCGGAAGAGCTCCTCGGTCTGTGCGTTCCGGAGGGCGCAGCAGGCGATGAGGTAAACCCAGATGAGGACAACCGAGGCCACGATCAGGATAACGTTGGCCCTCCTCCATTCACTCCTCAGGTTGCCCAAGAGACCAGCCTTGCACGAGTTGCAGTTGTAGCAGAGTTGGGTCTGGACGTCGCTCCACAGGTAGCAATCCGGGTCTGCATTGGGGTTCACCGGGTTCAGCCACATTGTCGGGTTCGTGTACGTGTAGCCGCACGCCGTTGGTGGCTTGCAACACCCTGACTGTTGCCCAAAGGAAAAGGACAAGAGAAGTAACAATTTCAATCATGTAAGGAGGATGGGGACAAACTTTAGGCATTAAAAATCTTATCTTGAAACTGTTCTTGTTCCTCTGTTTTTTTCACCCAAGTGGTCCCCCAAAAAACTTGTTTATGACTGGCGATTGAGAGGCGAAAAAACTTCCATAATTTCACAGTTTCAGAGATTCtgattgttgttgttattcTTTGAAGAAAAGTTGAAGGGGGTAACAAAGAAAGTAACCAAATTATCTCTATATTCCCATGATTTCTGTATTAACTGGAACAAGAGGGGTAAAGATTTCACTTGCAGTTGGTAGAAACTATACTTTTGGTAGGCCCTGCTTTGACATTCCAACCTAACTACAGTCCGTTTCCTAGAATTCACTGAGTCACATGGTACCATGTGGCTGTGTGCAACTAGACGGCTGTCTCAGTGAGTCTTGTGTCTGGTGTCCTCAGAAATAAATGCCACGTGTACCCAGCcttctgtttctttctctcatttttctttcctgGCCGCTTTTGGGAGAAGAGTGAGCAGGAAACAAATCATGTTGGGGTTAGAAATTGCAGCCACACTCTTGAAGTCTGATCTTGAAACAATGTTAACTCTGTAATTGTAATGAAATCCAAGAAAAACAGCAGATAGTATCACATCTTCCATGACTTGCACTTCCAAATTTCTAGTTTTAAATCGAAGGGGGTTTCTCTATTCTAAGCCGAAACCCTCAAAATCAAGAATTCAAGGCGAAGATAGCAGACGCACCTCCATCAAAATCACCCAAAACAGAGGAAAAACAGAGGCTTTTACCTGAATTGGGGATATATGAGCGGCAAAGAACTGATCAGCAGTCACATACTCCTGATCCAACTTCACACAAACATCAGACTCGGCAATGCACCTCCTGATGTTTCCCCAATTCCCAGAATTCGTCACATGGTCCCTCAACCAAGAAGAGAACCCACCAAGCCTGTACTCTTTATACCCTCTCCCAGGCACAGAGTAGCTCCCATCAGGCCTTGTCACCACAAAGGCGAACACGAGGAGTACGAGGATGAGGACTATGAGCAGGGCCATGCAGAAGAGGTAGAAGACCAAGAACCTTTTCTTGTTCCAGAAAGCGCCAATGAAGCCACAGAGAGAGACTAGCAAAAGCAGAGTGCCCAGGATGAGGACTGGCCATCTGAAGTAGCGGGTGCACTGGTTGTCTGCCTTGGAGGAAAGCCAGATGCCAGCACCAATTATGGCGATTGAGCTGAGGAAGGCAATGAAGTTGAGCAGCGCTGTGATTTTGTTGCTCACACCCATGTGATTGGTGCTGAGAGAACTGGGAATGTTGTGaaggagagagtgagagagttgAGAAGATGGgatctgggaatttttctgtGGGGTGAAGTGCAATAGAATTTTGAGGATGTGGGGGGTTGCGGAAAGGAGTGGGAAAAGGTGCGGGTATTGGTTGATTTTGGGATTGGCTAGGCGGTGGGGCAAAGGAATCTTTATTGGGTGCATGCTTGTGGGTGTCAAAAGTGTAATTATAAAACATTATCAAACCAGAAAGTTCAACAACTCGCATAATAAGGGAGAGCAAGGTCTACTGATTAAAAGATGCTTGCtttgacatctctctctctcctctctctctctctctctctctctctctctctctctctctctctctctctctgcacactAGATGTACGGCAATTTTAGATACAATGTAGGGAATGAATTGTgaagtttaaggtttttcagTAAGCTAGTTGGAACTTGAAATGGATTGGTTAGATGGATCTTTATCGCGTGTCACTAACAATTCCTCTCCCTTAACGTGATTGGCACTGGCGTCGACCTGAGAACCGGCTCGCGAGCGTTCTTAAAATTAGATAAGTTCAAAATCAAATAGCTCGAAGATGGTTTTTTtac
This genomic interval from Rhodamnia argentea isolate NSW1041297 chromosome 4, ASM2092103v1, whole genome shotgun sequence contains the following:
- the LOC115749149 gene encoding PRA1 family protein F2-like; translation: MTTYGTIPSPLSPPPPSNLEFISRAKAQIRTSLATRRPWKEMFLLSAMAPPDPLAASIGRIQTNVTVFRMNYAVIVLAILFLSLLWHPVSLIVFVAMMVAWLFLYFLRDEPLIVLGQEIDDRVVMTALFLGTIVALSFTHATDNIIVALFIGVVVVVAHGALRETDDLMVDDGPQATGSGGLDASNTQFRGPTSATHSLY
- the LOC115749208 gene encoding tetraspanin-2-like, which encodes MGVSNKITALLNFIAFLSSIAIIGAGIWLSSKADNQCTRYFRWPVLILGTLLLLVSLCGFIGAFWNKKRFLVFYLFCMALLIVLILVLLVFAFVVTRPDGSYSVPGRGYKEYRLGGFSSWLRDHVTNSGNWGNIRRCIAESDVCVKLDQEYVTADQFFAAHISPIQSGCCKPPTACGYTYTNPTMWLNPVNPNADPDCYLWSDVQTQLCYNCNSCKAGLLGNLRSEWRRANVILIVASVVLIWVYLIACCALRNAQTEELFRRYKEGWV